In Cololabis saira isolate AMF1-May2022 chromosome 14, fColSai1.1, whole genome shotgun sequence, a single genomic region encodes these proteins:
- the LOC133460201 gene encoding olfactory receptor 1E16-like, producing the protein MDLFNSALGRNITFVRPPYFIIRGFIGTPNIKYYYVFLFFVYVFSVLGNSAVMAVIYLDHNLRTPKYVAVFNLALVDLLGSSALVPKVLDVSLFNHNVISYNNCLTFFFFSFTLLSMQTLNLVALSYDRLVAIAFPLQYHVKVTHRFMFSLIASFWIFVVFAILVAVGFLTRLSFCDSLVINSYFCDHGPIYRLACNDNFPNDFISQLFPVIFVWLPVLLIVSSYLCIGYMLSKITTVQDRAKAFKTCTAHLSLVAVYFIPILTIFTLASKIDPNVRIVNWSLASIFPPMLNPIIYVLQTQEIRGSLRKLLKMRR; encoded by the coding sequence ATGGATTTATTTAACTCTGCTCTAGGAAGAAATATCACCTTTGTGCGTCCTCCATATTTCATAATAAGAGGATTTATTGGTACACCCAATATCAAGTATTACTATgtctttctcttctttgtttatgttttttcagTGCTGGGGAATTCAGCTGTGATGGCTGTAATATACCTGGATCATAATCTGAGAACTCCAAAGTACGTTGCAGTTTTTAACCTTGCATTAGTGGACTTGTTAGGTAGCTCAGCTCTGGTTCCAAAGGTGCTGGACGTCTCTCTCTTTAACCATAATGTAATTTCGTACAACAATTgcctgacattcttttttttcagcttcACATTACTTTCAATGCAGACTCTTAATCTGGTTGCTCTTTCCTATGATCGCCTGGTGGCCATCGCCTTTCCTCTGCAATATCATGTGAAGGTGACACACAGgtttatgttttctttgattgCCTCTTTCTGGATCTTTGTTGTATTTGCGATTCTTGTTGCTGTTGGATTTCTTACGAGACTTTCCTTCTGTGACTCTCTGGTTATTAACAGCTACTTTTGCGATCATGGCCCAATCTATCGGCTTGCATGCAACGACAACTTTCCTAATGATTTCATTAGTCAATTGTTTCCAGTTATTTTTGTTTGGCTTCCAGTTCTGTTGATTGTGTCTAGTTACCTTTGTATCGGCTACATGTTATCCAAAATAACCACAGTTCAAGACAGAGCAAAGGCCTTTAAAACCTGCACAGCTCATCTGTCATTAGTGGCCGTCTATTTCATCCCAATATTAACCATATTCACCCTGGCTTCAAAAATAGATCCAAATGTTAGAATAGTCAACTGGTCTTTGGCCTCAATCTTCCCTCCCATGTTAAACCCCATCATTTACGTTCTGCAGACGCAAGAAATAAGAGGATCACTGAGGAAATTATTAAAAATGAGGAGGTAA
- the LOC133460202 gene encoding olfactory receptor 1E16-like, whose product MDLFNSALGRNITFVRPPYFIIRGFIGTPNIKYYYVFLFFVYVFSVLGNSAVMAVIYLDHNLRTPKYVAVFNLAFVDLLGSSALVPKVLDVSLFNHNVISYNNCLTFFFFSFTYLSMQTLNLVALSYDRLVAIAFPLQYHVKVTHRFMFSLIASFWIFVVFAVLVAVGLLTRLSFCDSLVINSYFCDHGPIYRLACNDNFPNDFISQLFPVIFVWLPVLLIVSSYLCIGYMLSKITTVQDRAKAFKTCTAHLSLVAVYFIPILTIFTLASKIDPNVRIVNWSLASIFPPMLNPIIYVLQTQEIRGSLRKLLKMRR is encoded by the coding sequence ATGGATTTATTTAACTCTGCTCTAGGAAGAAATATCACCTTTGTGCGTCCTCCATATTTCATAATAAGAGGATTTATTGGTACACCCAATATCAAGTATTACTATgtctttctcttctttgtttatgttttttcagTGCTGGGGAACTCAGCTGTGATGGCTGTAATATACCTGGATCATAATCTGAGAACTCCAAAGTACGTTGCAGTTTTTAACCTTGCATTTGTGGACTTGTTAGGTAGCTCAGCTCTGGTTCCAAAGGTGCTGGACGTCTCTCTCTTTAACCATAATGTAATTTCGTACAACAACTgcctgacattcttttttttcagcttcACATACCTTTCAATGCAGACTCTTAATCTGGTTGCTCTTTCCTATGATCGCCTCGTGGCCATCGCCTTTCCTCTGCAATATCATGTGAAGGTGACACACAGgtttatgttttctttgattgCCTCTTTCTGGATCTTTGTTGTATTTGCTGTTCTTGTTGCTGTTGGATTACTTACGAGACTTTCCTTCTGTGACTCTCTGGTTATTAACAGCTATTTTTGCGATCATGGCCCAATCTATCGGCTTGCATGCAACGACAACTTTCCTAATGATTTCATTAGTCAATTGTTTCCAGTTATTTTTGTTTGGCTTCCAGTTCTGTTGATTGTGTCTAGTTACCTTTGTATCGGCTACATGTTATCCAAAATAACCACAGTTCAAGACAGAGCAAAGGCCTTTAAAACCTGCACAGCTCATCTGTCATTAGTGGCAGTCTATTTCATCCCAATATTAACCATATTCACCCTGGCTTCAAAAATAGATCCAAATGTTAGAATAGTCAACTGGTCTTTGGCCTCAATCTTCCCTCCCATGTTAAACCCCATCATTTACGTTCTGCAGACGCAAGAAATAAGAGGATCACTGAGGAAATTATTAAAAATGAGGAGGTAA